ACGAGTACGGGGGATCCTTAAAGAAACGACTTCGTCTCGCCGAAGAGGTTGTCACTGCTTCCCGAAAGGCCGTTGGAGATAATTTCGTTTTGGGAGCTCGCATCAATGGAGACGAGTTCACGCTCGGGGGAAACAGCCTGGAGCAATCAAGCGCTATTGCTGTGCGTTTGGCAGAGCTCGGTCTTGATTACATAAGCGTCTCGGCTGGTGGAAAGTTCGAGGATGCAATTCCTAAAGAGGGCGAATCGCTCGATCCGTACACGGGATACAGCGGAAACAGGAGCATGCCGCCGAAATGGATGCCTGAAAAGGTCAATGTGTATCTGGCCGCAAATATCAAGAAGGCATTGATGGCCGCGGGATACGATACGACGGTCGTGACAGCCGGGAGAATTCCCACAGCTCAGATTGCAGAGGGCGTCCTTCAAAACGGCGAAGCAGATCTGATCGCCATCGCTCGCCCGATTCTCTGCGATCCCTATTGGCCCAAGAAGTCAAAAGAAGGCCGCGAAGACGAGATCCTGAAATGCATCTACTGTAACAAATGCAGAGAGGCCGAAGGATCTTTCGAAGAAGTCACATGTATTCAGTGGAAGAAGAAAGATGGAATTGTTCAGATTCCGAAGAGCTGATGTGCCGTCGGGAACATCAAAACCTGTCATCATAAAGGGGGATTCTCATGACGTTAGAGGGGTTTACACCGTACAAACCTGAAGCAGCCCAACTTTATGAAAAGAAGCGTTGGTGGCTGGGGCTGACCATGGGAGACGTGTTTGACAAAGCCTCTGATTTGTATCCCAACAAGGAAGCGCTGGTCGGTTCAGGGAAACGCTACACTTATGGCCAACTACGGCGGATCGTGGATCGCTTGGCTTACAGGTTCCACAAGGAGGGACTGAATAAAGGCGATACGGTTTTACTGCAACTTCCTAACTGGTCGGAATTCTATCTGGCGTACTTTGCGGCACAAAAAGCCGGGCTCGTAGTGGTCTTGCTCACTGTTAACCACAATGCAAGAGAGATCTCTCACCTTGCCAATCTGACACGGCCGAAAGGCTGGATTCTGCCCGCAGTCTATCGAAAGACAGACTTTCTCAAAGAAGTGAGGCAGGTCCAACAAACCAATCCTGATTTGAAAAAAGTGATTCTCGTGGGCGATAACGTACCGGAAGACTGTCTGTCTTTTGAAGAACTCCTGAAGACCGAAGGAGATGAGGACGAGATCCGGAAAATATTGGAAGCTTCTCGACCGGATCCTGGAGACGTCTTACAGATATTGCCGTCGGGAGGAACCACGGGACTCCCCAAAGGTGCACCAAGGACTCATAACGATTATTTATGTAACGTGGAATATAAATCTCTGGCATGGGACTTAAACGTGAATGACATTTGCGGTGTGGTCAGTACTGTGGGCCATAATCTTGCGCTCTTGGTTTGTGTTACCGCTCCTGTTCTTCACGGTGCCAAAGTAGTGATGATCGATTCCACTTACGGGGAAGACTTCTGCAAAGCTGTTGAGGAAGAAAAAATCACTGCTACTTGTGCAGTTCCTACCATTGTCAGCCGATTGGTCAATACCCCAAATATAGAAAAATACGATCTGAGCTCGCTCGAGAAGATGTATGTGGGCGCTGCACACAGTGCTCCAGAACTGGTAAAAAGCATCGAATCGAAACTCGGCTGCCGGTACGTCAATGCATTCGGCATGGTGGAAGGTCCCTGCTGTCAATCACGCCCTGACGATCCTGAGGAGGTAACCCTCAACACAATAGGGCGGCCTATATGTCCATACGACGATTTTCGGACTTTAGACGTTGACGGGAAACCGACGCCGCGCGGTGTTGAAGGGGAATTGGCAGCAAAAGGACCGGGAATCTTTACAGGATATTTCAAGAATCCCCAGGCGAACGAAACCGCTTTCACTCCGGACGGCTATTTCCGTACTGGAGACCTCGCTGTAATAGACCACAACGGCAATGTAAAAATAACCGGCAGAATAAAAGATGTCATTATAAGAGGCGGCGAAAATATCGCTGCGCAGGAAGTCGAGGAACTCATCTCTTCCCATCCTCTGGTAGTCCACGCGTCTGCCATCGGTATACCGCATGTGGACCTTGGAGAAGAGGTGTGCGCATTCGTAACAGTCGTAGAAGGAGCCCAAATAGGGGCACAAGATATACTTACCCATCTCGAGGCGGTAGGGGCTTCTAAGCTATTGCGCCCGGCACGAATTGAATTCGTGGATCACATGCCCCTGACAGCCGCGGGGAAGATCGATAAAAAAGCACAAAGAAACGAAATGCAGGAAAAATTGAAAGCCGAACAAGGAATGAGTTAGCTGGCGGTTGACTCGAGTTATTTTGTTCTCTCGATTAATAAGGAGATGAAAAATGAGTTTAGGCGGTAAGAACGCAATCATCACAGGTGGTGCGAAAGGAATAGGAAAAGCTATCGGTATGAGGCTCGCATCTGATGGTGCGAACATTGGAATTCTTGACCTCGATAGAGATTTGGCAGAAGAGACTGCAAAAGAGATAAGGCAAAAAGGCGTGGAAGCGATGCCGATCAAATGCGACGTCACCGACTACGCACAGGTAAAACAGTCCGTCGAATCATTTGTTGCCAGATTTCAGACTATCGACATTCTCATCAACAATGCTGGTATGGACAGATCTGCGTTTTTCATCGATACGGATCAAACCCTCTGGGACAAAATGATCAGCGTAAACTATAGAAGCTTCTTGAACGCTACTCATGTGTGTATCCCTTACATGATAGAGAAGCAAACAGGCAATATCGTCAGTCTTGGTTCAGACGCCGGCCGCGTAGGCAATAGTGGCGAACTCGTGTACTGCGGCACCAAAGCTGCCTTGATGGCCAGTTCCAAGGCACTGGCGAGAGAAGTAGCAAGATTTAATATCAGAGTCAATTGCGTCGCACCCGGGCCCGTACAGACTGACTTGCTCCTCGGCCTGCATGAAGGGGAAAAAGGGAAGAAGATTATGGAGGCTGTCGCGAAGATGATCCCTATGAAGAGACTCGGACTTCCTCAGGATGTTGCCGATGTCGTGGCTTTCTTCGTGAGTGATGACGCGAGATACTTGACCGGCCAG
The sequence above is a segment of the Desulfomonile tiedjei DSM 6799 genome. Coding sequences within it:
- a CDS encoding (2,3-dihydroxybenzoyl)adenylate synthase, whose translation is MTLEGFTPYKPEAAQLYEKKRWWLGLTMGDVFDKASDLYPNKEALVGSGKRYTYGQLRRIVDRLAYRFHKEGLNKGDTVLLQLPNWSEFYLAYFAAQKAGLVVVLLTVNHNAREISHLANLTRPKGWILPAVYRKTDFLKEVRQVQQTNPDLKKVILVGDNVPEDCLSFEELLKTEGDEDEIRKILEASRPDPGDVLQILPSGGTTGLPKGAPRTHNDYLCNVEYKSLAWDLNVNDICGVVSTVGHNLALLVCVTAPVLHGAKVVMIDSTYGEDFCKAVEEEKITATCAVPTIVSRLVNTPNIEKYDLSSLEKMYVGAAHSAPELVKSIESKLGCRYVNAFGMVEGPCCQSRPDDPEEVTLNTIGRPICPYDDFRTLDVDGKPTPRGVEGELAAKGPGIFTGYFKNPQANETAFTPDGYFRTGDLAVIDHNGNVKITGRIKDVIIRGGENIAAQEVEELISSHPLVVHASAIGIPHVDLGEEVCAFVTVVEGAQIGAQDILTHLEAVGASKLLRPARIEFVDHMPLTAAGKIDKKAQRNEMQEKLKAEQGMS
- a CDS encoding NADH:flavin oxidoreductase, whose product is MKLFENYSLKDKLTLNNRIMMPPVVTRLATSEGHVTDALVDRYVLYAKGGAGLVVTEAVSVKKQKSGQLLRLNDDEFIPGLKKLTQTVHDESEAKIAPQIIHFLKISRSGYRQKVEDLTLEEIKEIPTLFAQAAERACRAGFDAVELHFAHSYTMSSFLSRHNHRTDEYGGSLKKRLRLAEEVVTASRKAVGDNFVLGARINGDEFTLGGNSLEQSSAIAVRLAELGLDYISVSAGGKFEDAIPKEGESLDPYTGYSGNRSMPPKWMPEKVNVYLAANIKKALMAAGYDTTVVTAGRIPTAQIAEGVLQNGEADLIAIARPILCDPYWPKKSKEGREDEILKCIYCNKCREAEGSFEEVTCIQWKKKDGIVQIPKS
- a CDS encoding SDR family NAD(P)-dependent oxidoreductase is translated as MSLGGKNAIITGGAKGIGKAIGMRLASDGANIGILDLDRDLAEETAKEIRQKGVEAMPIKCDVTDYAQVKQSVESFVARFQTIDILINNAGMDRSAFFIDTDQTLWDKMISVNYRSFLNATHVCIPYMIEKQTGNIVSLGSDAGRVGNSGELVYCGTKAALMASSKALAREVARFNIRVNCVAPGPVQTDLLLGLHEGEKGKKIMEAVAKMIPMKRLGLPQDVADVVAFFVSDDARYLTGQVLSVDGGLTMIG